One genomic segment of Anguilla anguilla isolate fAngAng1 chromosome 2, fAngAng1.pri, whole genome shotgun sequence includes these proteins:
- the LOC118220283 gene encoding elongin-B-like, whose amino-acid sequence MDVFLMIRRHKTTIFTDAKESTTVYELKRIVEGILKRAPEEQRLFKDDQLLEDNKTLGDCGFTNQTARPQAPATVGLAFRINDEVFEQLRVEPFSSPPELPDVMKPQDSGSTANEQAVQ is encoded by the exons ATG GATGTGTTTCTCATGATTCGGCGCCACAAAACAACCATCTTCACTGATGCCAAGGAGTCCACCACTGTTTATGAGCTGAAGCGCATTGTGGAAGGGATCCTGAAAAGGGCACCAGAGGAGCAGAGACTCTTCAAG GATGATCAGTTGTTAGAGGACAATAAGACTCTTGGAGACTGTGGGTTCACTAATCAGACAGCAAGACCTCAGGCCCCGGCCACTGTTGGCCTAGCTTTTCGCATCAATG ATGAGGTGTTTGAGCAACTGCGGGTAGAACCATTCTCCAGCCCCCCTGAGCTCCCAGATGTAATGAAGCCCCAGGACTCTGGCAGCACTGCTAACGAGCAGGCCGTCCAGTGA
- the LOC118220246 gene encoding putative nuclease HARBI1 has translation MYNSARVLSAGRAVLELLQSDWEPLSHRELEWRLDQAVEDILETELIEKARTLVGPTCPQQLPVSTPPEYSEMPQQSKLGADNVNENDSIQYIKDLLQNSDCGYNRSRRPGRPRLSLNHTVLLSLALLSSRLSYRSVSARFRVEKGNIHRIFFSFCDRVNALENQHIRWLTGQEAEQNLQPFSGLLGEKDLPRVFGILGSTRIPLRGPVGKQEIEGEEERVLEKETHLDSWLNLELVCDSQGKFMHCRISKGSDSDKASSLKERLKQQPEMLPRDSYLIARLGYPLSGQILTPYPTAGCPREKFYNQSLEAHLDVFDQATAELKSRFQRLKYLDMVNFDRAKAVVLTACILHNMFLEGGDRFPAKAKREMQKEAEGEIEEDGVRKREAIADLLYIQMKKSEYAEQL, from the exons ATGTACAACAGTGCACGTGTGCTGTCAGCGGGCCGGGCTGTGCTCGAGCTCCTACAGTCAGACTGGGAGCCACTATCTCATAGGGAGCTTGAGTGGCGCCTGGATCAGGCAGTGGAGGACATTCTTGAGACCGAACTGATTGAAAAAGCAAGAACCTTGGTTGGGCCAACTTGTCCACAGCAGCTTCCAGTTTCGACACCACCAGAATATTCTGAGATGCCTCAACAGTCAAAGCTGGGAGCTGACAATGTGAATGAGAATGACTCAATTCAG TACATCAAAGACCTTCTCCAGAACTCAGACTGCGGTTACAATAGAAGTCGACGACCAGGCCGGCCCCGCCTTTCCCTCAACCACACTGTCCTACTTTCCCTAGCTCTCCTCTCCAGTCGTCTCAGCTATCGATCGGTATCTGCTCGCTTCCGTGTGGAAAAAGGGAATATTCATCGCATTTTCTTCTCGTTTTGTGACCGTGTGAACGCACTGGAAAACCAACACATCAGATGGCTAACTG GTCAAGAGGCAGAGCAGAACCTGCAACCATTTTCTGGCTTACTAGGAGAAAAGGATCTCCCCAGGGTTTTTGGCATCTTGGGGAGCACTCGCATACCTCTCCGGGGCCCCGTTGGGAAACAAGAAAtagagggagaagaagaaagagttTTGGAAAAAGAAACCCATCTGGACTCCTGGCTGAACCTGGAGCTTGTATGTGACAGCCAAGGCAAGTTCATGCATTGTCGGATCAGCAAGGGTTCAGATAGTGACAAAGCCAGCAGCCTGAAGGAGAGACTCAAACAGCAACCTGAAATGTTGCCCCGGGATTCTTACTTAATAGCCAGGCTGGGTTACCCTCTCTCTGGCCAAATACTGACACCATATCCAACAGCTGGTTGCCCAAGGGAAAAATTTTACAATCAGTCCCTAGAAGCTCATTTGGATGTGTTTGACCAGGCTACTGCTGAACTCAAAAGTAGGTTCCAAAGGCTAAAGTATCTGGACATGGTAAATTTTGATAGGGCAAAGGCTGTTGTGCTGACAGCCTGTATACTACATAACATGTTCTTGGAAGGAGGAGACCGATTTCCTGCAAAAGCTAAGAGGGAAATGCAaaaagaggcagagggagaaatAGAAGAGGACGGGGTAAGGAAGAGAGAGGCCATTGCAgatttactgtatatacaaatgaaaaaaagtgaatatgCTGAGCAGTTATAA
- the LOC118220274 gene encoding uncharacterized protein LOC118220274 isoform X2, giving the protein MMATESENDIEIPPAGSQIEKSKKEFVWTQQATWLLVRTRLSMDSDFNRPVCKMKKLWARVAEKVTAKLKESGEDVSVRSHECDSKWRNMLSTYRKNAEKAKRLGAHIVHWEFFHEMHDVLGKSSDELDGQRKDTLNGSKLATLIASKKYTPILPTPPVPPTPLSSRPPQDVLQLYLELQERKMDLWMQQKALEERKIEAINNLARAISSLAEDRNTQSPNSG; this is encoded by the exons ATGATGGCAACGGAAAGTGAAAACGACATTGAGATTCCACCGGCGGGTAGTCAAATTGAGAAGTCGAAAAAAG AATTCGTCTGGACTCAACAGGCAACATGGCTACTGGTCCGCACTCGTTTGTCCATGGACTCCGACTTCAATCGGCCAGTGTGCAAGATGAAGAAACTCTGGGCGAGGGTGGCTGAGAAGGTGACAGCTAAACTGAAGGAATCTGGAGAAGATGTTTCTGTGAGATCCCATGAGTGTGACAGCAAATGGAGGAATATGTTGTCAACCTACAGGAAAAATGCAGAGAAAGCCAAAAGACTTGGTGCTCATATCGTTCATTGGGAGTTTTTTCATGAGATGCACGATGTGCTGGGGAAAAGCAGTGACGAGTTGGATGGACAACGGAAGGATACATTAAATGGGAGTAAATTGGCCACTCTTATAGCGAGTAAAAAGTATACCCCAATCCTTCCTACTCCACCTGTGCCTCctacccccctctcctctcgccCTCCCCAAGATGTATTGCAGTTATACTTAGAGCTccaagagagaaagatggactTGTGGATGCAACAGAAAGCTTTggaggagagaaagatagaAGCTATTAATAACCTGGCCCGAGCAATCTCCAGTTTAGCTGAGGACCGTAACACCCAGTCACCAAACAGTGGGTAG
- the LOC118220274 gene encoding uncharacterized protein LOC118220274 isoform X1 — translation MFVTFSVLTTRKLRVETTSEFEYSKSASSFCSSPHLIVIRVYLQFVWTQQATWLLVRTRLSMDSDFNRPVCKMKKLWARVAEKVTAKLKESGEDVSVRSHECDSKWRNMLSTYRKNAEKAKRLGAHIVHWEFFHEMHDVLGKSSDELDGQRKDTLNGSKLATLIASKKYTPILPTPPVPPTPLSSRPPQDVLQLYLELQERKMDLWMQQKALEERKIEAINNLARAISSLAEDRNTQSPNSG, via the exons ATGTTTGTTACCTTCTCTGTGCTTACCACAAGAAAGCTACGAGTTGAAACTACAAGTGAATTTGAATATTCCAAATCCGCATCGTCATTTTGTTCCTCTCCACATCTTATTGTAATCCGTGTTTATTTGC AATTCGTCTGGACTCAACAGGCAACATGGCTACTGGTCCGCACTCGTTTGTCCATGGACTCCGACTTCAATCGGCCAGTGTGCAAGATGAAGAAACTCTGGGCGAGGGTGGCTGAGAAGGTGACAGCTAAACTGAAGGAATCTGGAGAAGATGTTTCTGTGAGATCCCATGAGTGTGACAGCAAATGGAGGAATATGTTGTCAACCTACAGGAAAAATGCAGAGAAAGCCAAAAGACTTGGTGCTCATATCGTTCATTGGGAGTTTTTTCATGAGATGCACGATGTGCTGGGGAAAAGCAGTGACGAGTTGGATGGACAACGGAAGGATACATTAAATGGGAGTAAATTGGCCACTCTTATAGCGAGTAAAAAGTATACCCCAATCCTTCCTACTCCACCTGTGCCTCctacccccctctcctctcgccCTCCCCAAGATGTATTGCAGTTATACTTAGAGCTccaagagagaaagatggactTGTGGATGCAACAGAAAGCTTTggaggagagaaagatagaAGCTATTAATAACCTGGCCCGAGCAATCTCCAGTTTAGCTGAGGACCGTAACACCCAGTCACCAAACAGTGGGTAG